Below is a genomic region from Rhododendron vialii isolate Sample 1 chromosome 5a, ASM3025357v1.
AAGACCTTTTTGCTTGCTATGTCCGGAAAAAAGCCTACTACCATTTTCACAGACCAAGATGCCGCAATGGCTAAGGCAATTTCCAATGTCATGCCCGATGTAAGTCATGGATTGTGTACGTTTCACCTTAATCAAAATGCTTTGAAGAATTTGGGTTACTTGTTCCATGCTGATTCAAATTTTGGTAAAGAGTTCAATGCTTGCATTTTTGGGTATGAGGAGATAAATGAGTTAGAGAAAGCTTGGCATACTTTGATTAAGAAATACAATTTACAAGATAACTCTTGGATGGCTAAAACTTGGGAAATTAGAGAGAAATGGGCGCATGTATACATGAAATGGTCATACACTGCGGGAATGCGGAGCACCCAACTTAGTGAGAGCCTTAATGCAAAACTAAAGAGGTGTTTAAAATCGGATCTCAACATTGTTCAATTCTTGACTCAATTTGACATAATTGTTGTGGAGAAAAGATATGAGGAATCTAAAGCCATATACAATTCTAGAGAAACGTTGCAGAGATTGTTGCTGAAAAAATCTCCTATGTTAATTCAAGTTGCACAATTGTACTCCCCTCCTCTGTTTGACTTGTTCCATGATGAGCTTGACACCTCACTTCGTTGTAAGGTGAAGCAATGTCATGAGTTGGAAGGACAATTTAGTTGTGTGATTACCATGCGTGGACAGAATGTGGAGTATGTGGTGAAGGGTAGTGTTGAAATAGATGAGACTGATGAAACTATTTGTCGAGATGTTTGTTGTACATGTCGAAAATTTGAAAGTTTCGGAATTTTATGTAGCCATGCAATTAAGGGGCTTGATCGAATGAGTGTTATGGAAATTCCTGAAAGGTATGTATTAGGGCGATGGCGATTAAATGCAAAGGAGTGTGAATTGGAGAAGGGCAAAAGTAGAGTGGATGAGAATGATCCTAAATTACTAAAAGCGGCTCGTTTTAGGATTATTTGTCCAAAGATGGTAAAGTTAGCTACTCAGTCATGTGAACTTGAAGAAACATATGAATTTGTGGAAGAGACGTTGGAATACATGTGTGCAAAAGTCGCTGATATGCTTCTTGGAGCGGGAGAGGGAGCCCCCATTGAAGTGGAGAAAGAATTGGAGGTTGATCCTCAATTCGCACGAGTCAAaggtttgaagaagaaaaacggcATTCAAATTAAGGGTACGAGAAGATTAAAACCTTGGCATGAGCTCAAGTCTAGAAAGAGGAAGAAAGTTGTTTCACACTCTACGACACAGCTTAGTGAGGTATAAATCCTACGCAACTAGTTTATTATAAATgtgtagactttttttttttttttttaactttatgCGTTGCACTTCTAACTATTTTACAATTTCCATAGCATGTTGACCATGTTGCCACTACTACAATTGTGCATGGTTCGGTTTTGAAGCAACCATCggttagttatttttatttgtgcTTAAGTTATAACGTGATATGATATGTTGCATTTACTTGTGAATACATTTTTCTGTTTCAGGATGTTGGAATCCCATATGTTCCACAAATGATAAGTTATGAAGATAGTGGTCAATCAATTCCATCATCTTCACAAGCGTCATGTAATCCACAAACTTTGAAGGTGTGTTTACATTGTTACTATCAATTCCGGAAATTGAAATGGAAAACTAACGGCATTCATCTTATTTGCTTTTAACTTatcctttgtatttttttttcctcaggaGATGCCATTTGATGCAACGAGTTACTCTTCATGGGCTGGCGACTCAATCTTGCATGATGCTTCTTTTATGGAAATATTGGCTTATTCGGGATACCCCGCAAAAAATTGAAGTGTAATGTAAGGATAATGAGGGGTTAAATTTTAGATATCAATGACTCTCTTTTTGGTGAGATATTGTTTAATTAACACATTCTATTAAAGTTTATGGAGGATGGTGATgccgttttggtggtttgagACTTCGGTGTTATGGTttttgattttagattttggcGTTGTGGATAATGGTTTTAATTTAAATATGCACAAGTTCTTCACTTTATTTTTCTGGTTGATAATTTGATAGGGAGGACTTTGGATGTTGCTTCTTGAGTGACCTTATTTTAACGTCTATAATCTTTAATGGGGAATtattgtccaattttttttgtgcaaaCTGAAAAATGACGTAGTTTTGAGTGCGTAATATCCCCATTTGgcaccaaaacgacgtcgttttggtgcCTTATAATTCCTGTACTGCAGTTGCATTGAGGTATCCAGTTGGTTTATTTCCTTGGCtcaaaacgacgtagttttgATGGCTTTAGTGGCATTTCCATTTGGCACcaaaacgacgtagttttgGTGCCCTGCAGTTCCAGCAGTTCTGCCTAGCTGCTGGATCCCCGGATCCCTCTCTCCATCATCTTATCTAAGCCATCATCTTATCTAAGCCATCTCTCTCCTtctacaccattttgttgacttctgaaaatattttttatctgCCGAccaaacatcaaaaaataaaattttaaaatttattttctgaaaaaatatttcacattataaaatattttacatcgaaacaaacacaaacagaGCCTATGTTTCACCACAGGTCCACAACTATTGTCACGTTTTGTATATCATAGAGGTCTGATCAATAGCATATCGATCATACATCATACCAGCTGGCCATACGGCACAAGTCAAGCAAAATATAAAACTTGAAACAGAAGAGTCAAGGCCCAGAAAACATGAAATTAAGAGGGATGCTGCATGTACTACTCACCACTGGTGCCGACGAAGCGAATGCAGGCAAAGTTTGTCAGCAACCTCAGAAGCACACATAGCATCCGGAAGGTCTTGCTAGCTTGTTCGCGAAAACAAGATGGGTTGCCCCAGCAGCATCACAGTTGAAAAGCTCTATATTTATATATCAGTGGGTAACGTCTAGAGACCTTGATTGTGCATTTGTACTAGTACCAAAAGGTCCTTGATGACGGACAGAAGCCCTCTGTTCTGTCCCAACCCCTCCTTGGAAATGCCACACCGCACAGCTCCAAAAGGGACTTGGAGCCTTGGAAACATGATCCCGCCCCTTGATATTTTGTGCTTTTCAGATGATGGGACTTAAAACCATGATAGATGGTGTTTCGGTTTCTCCAAAAATGactttttagaagaaaaaaaataatttcaagctaaaaaattatgtgtttacgcaaattatttttctactaatatggatcttatttgataaatctcattgagatcttttaaatagtgcaaaaaaaattaaaaattattttttattttcaatatatttaaacttaaaactaccttatttaaaaaaaaaaaaggcttaaaAAGAAGGCGGAACGACACCTCGCCCCCCCCCCTCACCGAGAATCTGATGCAGATCACTTTGACCATCTGAGATTCTTCCTCTTTTTATTGCTGTCCACATGAGTCCCTGGGTATTCCTAAAGTAATGTCTCCACAATGTCCGAATCTATCTAGCAGCAGCAAAACACACTTACGGTGCGTTTGGTTAGATGGAATGggatggaatggaatggaatgtgaatacaaatgaaattaaaaatgaaatagaATTGGAGGAATTGAGAATAGAATAATCATTCTTattctcatgtttggttgtGCTTAGAAATATCCATTCTCATCTTCAATGAAATAGTGTGGCAATAGcaatttttggagtgacaatagtaatttttgaagtaacaataatattttttggagtggcaaCAGTAATTTTTAGAGtgacaataataatttttgttgtagcAATAGTGAATGTTAGAGTGGCACTAGTAGTTTTGGTGTgacaaagaaatggaataacaattccttaattttttggatggaatgatAATTTCTTTACTAAAGTGAATAGTGATTCCATTTGGAATTATCGTTCCATTATTCaatggtgaaccaaacattAGAATAAGTAAGCTATTGGAATCACTATTCCATTCCAATATTGATTTCATCCAACCAAATATGCCCTTAGTTGATGTTCAGTAGACGTACAACAAGAAAAGGGGCAACTTCAACCACTCTTTGAAAACCCATGCGTTCCTAGCCGTCCGTATGTGCCAACTAACCCCGTTCAGTTAAATAAGctaattggtttatttttttgtttttattcaatttttttcgtatttgttaatttttcatcaattttttttgggaattattttatcgtcatgacgagaggaatctaaaaagtaaaaaattatgatcgaaatctatttttttttgaataaagacgaaaaaattggcttattggcttatttttgtttttattcaaaaagattagatttcgatcgtaagtttttactttttagatttctcttatCATGACGATGTaataatcctaaaaaaattgacgaaaaattaataaatacgaaaaaagtttgaataagaataaaaaaaaaatcaattaacttATTTAGCAGAATGGAGCCTTAAGTGTCGCAATCATTCCTGTCGTAGCCCATTTCTCTCTACCTTTTCCAACTTCTCCTGATCTGGTCCAACGCTCCCCTAGTTGACAGTTAACCAAGGCCCCCGTCTCTTTaagcttttttattttcattttatgaaacagatcattctctcataatatatcaaaaataaatagttatttTCCATAGCGAGATGGGGCCTTCTCCTGACCGGAAGCTGGAGATAAAATCCAAATGCCGATAGCCCTTTTGCACCTAAAAAGCCTGAGTGAAACCGTCTCCTGTTCTAGCCGACGTATATTGGGCATATAATCCTCCACTGGGATTTGCTTCCTCACCAAAACACCATTCACCCATCGTTAAGTATCTTTCTTAACGAAAAATTCATTACGGCATCTTTCTCATACCACGACCACTTGACGTGTTGTTGTTTGGCACTTCTTTTCCAAGCCAATCAGAAATTGACACGCCCTTAAACCACTCACTTACCTTTTAACTCCTATAAATAAACTTCCTCACCCATGCACTGAATTACCCACCACGTCTTCTATCTCTATATTTCAGTCCATACACACAGTAGATACAAGAGAAGGAGAGAGTTAGAGCTTAGGGCCAactatggagttttagagagagagagagagagagagtcaaaagTGGGTTTACCCTCCATACTTCAAATACATTTCAATTCGGGTTCCCATTCACGTCATAGTACCAGCCCCAGCATCTCAAAACCGTCCTCCAATCATTTCAAAGCCAAATCGAACTGCACATTCCGGTCGTCATCTCCGACGAGCCGTTTTTCACCAAATCCCGTTTTCTTGCTTAATCGGCCGGAGGAGAGGTAGATAATTCCTAATCTACCATCCCCTAAGTATATCTAGTCCCTAGTATGTTGTTTTAATGTTTATAAGTAGTAACAATCAAACCCCATGCATCAAAATCCAACCCATCCTGGCTATCCCCTGTTTCGGTTTTGACCGTGACAGGAAATGAAAACAGTTTGCATGCGGAGTGTTTTACTACAGTAGTTTAGTTCTTGTGATGTGTGGAGTCCCTGTGGTCACGCCCAGGGAGGAATTGCTATGCTGGCTGTCCCCTCCCATCCTTTTgactgtcaaaaaaaaaattccaatatcATTTATTGTCATAATAGAAGAAATCAATCCGTACATCAAAATCCTTAAAACTACAACTTGCtctgcttttcattttttttttccgaaaagtAGAACAGTGATCTCGTGCTTGATTTTAAATTGTTGGGCATTAATTACACTAAGGTCCCTTTTGTATGAATAGCTTATGGTTCTATGTTCTAACCTAAAGGGGGTGGCGGATtaaaaaggattaaaaaaaaaaaacctataagGGGGTGTTTCtgccatagttttaaatcgcggtattgGTCGGTCGCCGTtgcggtatcggtcgcggtatatcggtatcggaacgtatcggtgatacgtcgcgggaatcgggtgtcgcggtcgtgaattttttaaaatcatcagcaacatgtataaaacttgaaaaatatacttttgcggcTTTTGCCCCCAACATTGGCATACTTTTCTCTAGTCTCACATTGGCAAGTTACAAAACTTCTATCTATTTTAAATGAATTTGCACTTTAGTGAGTTTGTGAATGAGGACTcaaggagaggtctcgcgcgctcagaAAAATGGGTggcaatttggaaaactgattcggaaatcaattaaccgggtgcgtgCACGAGTTAGTCACGCAGGGGGGGTGCACGCCCAGGGAGGAGTTGCTATGCTGGCTgccccctcccacccttttgactgtcaaaaaaaaaattccaatatcATTTATTGTCATAATAGAAGAAATCAATCCATGCATCAAAATCCTTAAAACTACAATCTGCtctgcttttcatttttttttccgaaaagtAGAACAGTGATCTCGTGCTTGATTTTAAATTGTTGGGCATTAATTACACTAAGGTCCCTTTTGTATGAATAGCTTATGATTCTATGTTCTAACCTAAAGGGGGtggcggattaaaaaaaaaaaacctataagGGGGTGTTTCcgccatagttttaaatcgcggtattgGTCGGTCGCCGTtgcggtatcggtcgcggtatatcggtatcgggacgtatcggtgatacgtcgcgggaatcgggtgtcgcggtcgtgaatttttaaaaatcatcagcaacatgtataaaacttgaaaaatatacttttgcggcTTTTGCCCCCAACATTGGCTTACTTTTCTCTAGTCCCGCATTGGCAAGTTACAAAACTTCTATCTACTTTAATGAATTTGCACTTTAGTGAGTTTGTGAATGAGGACTCAagaagaggtctcgcgcgctcaggaaaatgggTGGCAATTTGGAAAACTAATTCGGAAATCAGTTAACCGGGTGCGTGCACGAGTTAGTCACGCAGGgaggtgcaaatccgggatttgagcctcgcgcacacATTGCGATAAGCCCATGTTTTGCTACGTTCCGGAAAAtcaaaaattacaaacaatttaACACATTTTATCATTTCGTGTtcattaacaaattttttttagcattttaccatcttgttttcactaacaaaaaaaattgtcaacaaaaactttttttgctacAATCACCCTACTCACAAAtccatcaacaatttattcactactgaaaacaacttgacatttctcaacaacttatttactatcgGAAACATCTAACAATTTttcaaacacaaataaaaatctacaaatttttcactaccgaaaataccTCCTAAGAAGAGTATCCACATCACACTCTTTACTTCCAAGGCTGGCCCTGGGGTACGCCCCACAAGCCCCTTGGCTTgggggcaaccaaaaaaaaaacccgtaagtatgtaataaaattttaatttggcgCCAAAATTTAAtgtggtttctttttcttttgcttttttatttGCTTACGCCTCATATAGTCCTCTattacttcttttccttttattttttcatgtgaCCTCTATTATTAAAAGTTAAAGGATTTAACTGTTTggtaaataaattttattttaatatatcTTCTTTTGTTCTAGTCAAActattttacttttatatttcttttGATTACAATAACTGATATAGATGTTAAAATGTTTATATTGGTAAATATTATTCACTTAATTTTAACCTTAtataggtgttttttttttgctaaaaatgaTTTGTAAAAACAGTTGCTTCGGCGAGGAGGAGTTTTCTTTAGTTGAAGTCATATAGGAATTTACCTTCGGACTACTATGTCACACGAGAGATTAAGTGGATTGGCTATGatttcaattgaaaatgaagACATCATTAAGCTAAAGTACAATAACTTATGCCGATACAAAAAAGTACAATAACTTAATTGAAGAtttacttcaaaaaatgcaagaagaagttgttttctt
It encodes:
- the LOC131326794 gene encoding protein FAR1-RELATED SEQUENCE 5-like, with the protein product MDFEGTSMAHLPPSPVDLVDHPPSESPESSSPLSPLGLADHPPSELPKSSSPTRMEDDGREENVKESEELIKKYLPCLKMEFESVKAAFEFYNEYARITGFSVKICYSNLSKRDGVMISRKFACNKEGQKAKDKRNLVVERPHKDTRINCLASLFVSLDRGTSKWVVKRFEENHNHLLHLLEHSHLLKSHRMVSEAQAINIDIAADIGLSLKASHDLLSAQAGGKECLGFTREDQKNYLRSRRQRSLKYGESGALLGYFRNQSAQNPYFYYAVQLDVDEKITNIFWADHEMITDYGLFGDAVSFDTTFRTNKECRPFALFTGFNHFRMTTIFGAALLYDETADSFEWLFKTFLLAMSGKKPTTIFTDQDAAMAKAISNVMPDVSHGLCTFHLNQNALKNLGYLFHADSNFGKEFNACIFGYEEINELEKAWHTLIKKYNLQDNSWMAKTWEIREKWAHVYMKWSYTAGMRSTQLSESLNAKLKRCLKSDLNIVQFLTQFDIIVVEKRYEESKAIYNSRETLQRLLLKKSPMLIQVAQLYSPPLFDLFHDELDTSLRCKVKQCHELEGQFSCVITMRGQNVEYVVKGSVEIDETDETICRDVCCTCRKFESFGILCSHAIKGLDRMSVMEIPERYVLGRWRLNAKECELEKGKSRVDENDPKLLKAARFRIICPKMVKLATQSCELEETYEFVEETLEYMCAKVADMLLGAGEGAPIEVEKELEVDPQFARVKGLKKKNGIQIKGTRRLKPWHELKSRKRKKVVSHSTTQLSEHVDHVATTTIVHGSVLKQPSDVGIPYVPQMISYEDSGQSIPSSSQASCNPQTLKEMPFDATSYSSWAGDSILHDASFMEILAYSGYPAKN